A part of Aegilops tauschii subsp. strangulata cultivar AL8/78 chromosome 2, Aet v6.0, whole genome shotgun sequence genomic DNA contains:
- the LOC109763212 gene encoding protein THYLAKOID ASSEMBLY 8-like, chloroplastic: MAASRGLLARRLLLLLRPKIPPLSPPHGLLRGEAPMRLLPPRPFGEWRRAFHDGRPRGPLWRSKKLIGKEALFAIQGLKRFKGDEEKLREFIKRHVARLLKADKLSVLGELERQEEVDLSVKMFRIIQKEDWYKPDVYMYKDLIIALAKCKKMDEAMDIWGNMKVENLFPDSQTYAEVIRGFLRYGSPSDAMNIYEDMKRSPDPPEELPFRVLLKGLLPHPLLRNRVKQDFEELFPERHIYDPPDDIFGMH, translated from the exons ATGGCGGCCTCTCGAGGTCTCCTCGCCCGccgccttctcctcctcctccgccccaAGATCCCGCCTCTCTCCCCACCCCACGGCCTATTGCGGGGAGAAGCCCCCATGCGGCTGCTGCCGCCGCGGCCCTTCGGTGAGTGGCGGCGCGCGTTCCACGACGGGCGGCCGCGCGGGCCGCTGTGGCGGAGCAAAAAGCTGATTGGGAAGGAGGCCCTGTTTGCTATCCAGGGGCTGAAGCGGTTCAAGGGGGACGAGGAGAAGCTGCGGGAGTTCATCAAGAGGCACGTGGCGCGGCTGCTCAAGGCGGACAAGCTCTCCGTGCTCGGCGAGCTGGAGCGCCAGGAGGAGGTCGACCTTTCTGTCAAG ATGTTCAGGATCATACAAAAGGAGGACTGGTATAAGCCAGATGTTTACATGTACAAGGACTTGATAATTGCTCTAGCCAAGTGTAAGAAGATGGATGAAGCAATGGATATCTGGGGGAACATGAAAGTGGAGAACCTGTTTCCCGACTCACAGACTTATGCCGAAGTCATAAGAGGGTTCTTGAGATATGGTTCCCCATCAGATGCAATGAACATTTATGAGGACATGAAAAGATCACCTGATCCACCAGAGGAGTTGCCTTTCAGGGTATTATTGAAGGGTCTTTTACCTCATCCACTATTAAGGAACAGAGTGAAGCAAGATTTTGAAGAGCTATTCCCAGAGAGGCATATCTATGACCCTCCAGACGACATATTTGGAATGCACTAA